The Corvus moneduloides isolate bCorMon1 chromosome 5, bCorMon1.pri, whole genome shotgun sequence genome includes a region encoding these proteins:
- the USO1 gene encoding general vesicular transport factor p115 isoform X6 — protein MNFLRGVMGGPSAGPQPSGADTIQKLCDRVASSTLLDDRRDAVRALKSLSKKYRLEVGIQAMEHLIHVLQTDRSDSEIIGYALDTLYNVISNDLEEEEQDDSEEENSAKQVDDLGSQFTEIFIKQQENVTLLLTLVEEFDFHVRWPGVKLLTSLLKQQGPQVQQIILVSPMGVSRLMDLLADSREVIRNDGVLLLQQLTKSNAAIQKIVAFENAFERLLDIITEEGNSDGGIVVEDCLLLLQNLLKNNNSNQNFFKEGSYIQRMKPWFEVGDDNCGWSAQKVTNLHLMLQLVRVLVSPTNPPGATSSCQKAMFHCGLLQQLCTILMATGVPADILTETINTVSEVIRGCQTNQDYFASVNAPSNPPRPAIVVLLMSMVNERQPFVLRCAVLYCFQCFLYKNQKGQGEIVSTLLPSTIDGNSVSAGQLLCGGLFSTDSLSNWCAAVALAHALQENATLKEQLLRVQLATSIGNPPVSLLQQCTNILSQGSKVQTRVGLLMLLCTWLSNCSIAVTHFLHNPANVPFLTGQIAENLGEEEQLVQGLCALLLGISIYYNDNSLENYRKEKLKQLIEKRIGRENFIEKLGFISKHELYSRAAQKPQPSFSSPDHMMFDHEFTKLVKELEGVISKAIYKSSEEDKKEEEVKKTLEQHDNIVTHYKKVIREQDQELEELKQRINTLTSQNEQLQATVTQQVSQIQQHKDQYNLLKVQLGKDTQHHNSHGETFQMNGIQTEEVSKLKEELEEWKNKHELLQGQLKEKDSVIEKLNSSQLEMGTTEQSSQTSKFGGLEHNNELQKELEMLRSQIQLQSVEISKLQMENQKLQVMTTTADPMLGDSGATAATGSELEGRLEQEIKELKSQVKALSEEKESLKQHLDSSSSTVAILQDEKSKLQREVAESKKEQDDLLVLLADQDQKISALKIKLKDLGVPVEDEDDTESGDQGEEDEDGDEEEQD, from the exons ATGAACTTCTTGCGGGGCGTCATGGGCGGCCCCAGCGCCGGCCCGCAGCCCTCGGGAGCGGACACG ATCCAGAAGCTGTGTGACCGGGTGGCTTCGTCTACGTTGCTGGATGACCGGAGGGATGCTGTACGTGCTCTCAAGTCATTATCCAAG AAGTACCGGTTGGAGGTCGGCATACAAGCCATGGAACACCTCATCCATGTTCTCCAGACAGACCG TTCAGATTCTGAAATAATTGGCTATGCTTTGGACACACTCTACAATGTAATATCGAATGACCTAGAAGAGGAGGAGCAAG ATGACTCTGAAG AAGAAAACTCAGCAAAACAAGTTGATGATCTGGGGAGTCAGTTCACAGAGATTTTCattaaacagcaagaaaatgtcACTCTGCTGTTGACTCTGGTGGAG GAATTTGATTTTCATGTTCGTTGGCCTGGAGTGAAGCTACTGACATCTCTCTTAAAGCAGCAAGGGCCTCAGGTGCAGCAGATCATTCTGGTCAGCCCCATGG GTGTTTCCCGCCTCATGGACTTGCTAGCAGACTCCAGGGAAGTTATCCGCAATGAT GGAGTCCTGTTGTTACAGCAATTGACCAAAAGCAATGCAGCCATACAGAAGATtgttgcctttgaaaatgccttTGAGAGACTTCTGGATATCAtaacagaggaaggaaacagcGATGGAG GAATAGTGGTGGAAGACTGTCTCCTCCTGTTGCAAAACTTGTTGAAGAATAATAATTCGAATCAGAATTTCTTCAAGGAAGGTTCATACATTCAGCGTATGAAGCCTTGGTTTGAGGTTGGAGATGACAACTGTGGGTGGTCTGCACAGAAAGTGACTAACCTTCACCTGATGCTGCAG CTTGTGCGGGTCCTTGTGTCCCCCACAAACCCTCCTGgtgccaccagcagctgtcAGAAGGCCATGTTCCACTGTGGGCTCctacagcagctctgcactaTCCTCATGGCCACCGGGGTTCCTGCTGATATCCTCACAGAA ACCATTAACACTGTATCGGAGGTCATCCGAGGATGCCAGACAAACCAAGACTACTTTGCCTCTGTAAATGCACCTTCTAACCCACCAAG GCCTGCAATTGTAGTGCTGCTCATGTCCATGGTAAACGAGAGGCAGCCATTTGTGCTACGCTGTGCTGTTCTCTACTGTTTCCAGTGCTTTCTgtacaaaaaccaaaaaggacAAGGAGAAATTGTCTCAACGCTTCTGCCATCCACTATTGACG GTAACTCTGTCTCGGCGGGTCAGCTGCTCTGCGGGGGCCTCTTCTCCACGGACTCTCTGTCCAACTGGTGTGCTGCCGTGGCCCTGGCCCACGCCCTGCAGGAGAATGCCACGCtcaaggagcagctgctgcggGTCCAGCTGGCCACCAGCATTGGCAACCCGCCCGTGTcgctgctgcagcagtgcacCAACATCCTCTCACAG GGCAGCAAAGTACAGACCAGAGTTGGACTACTGATGTTGCTTTGTACTTGGCTGAGCAACTGCTCCATTGCTGTCACCCACTTCCTTCACAATCCAGCCAATGTTCCTTTT CTCACAGGGCAGATAGCTGAAAACCTTGGAGAAGAGGAGCAGCTTGTCCAAGGCCTGTGTGCACTTTTGCTTGGCATTTCCATCTACTACAATGACAATTCCCTTGAGAATTACAGGAA AGAGAAACTGAAGCAGCTGATTGAGAAGAGGATTGGCAGGGAGAACTTCATTGAGAAGCTTGGCTTCATTAGCAAACATGAACTTTAttccagagctgctcagaaacCACAGCCTAGTTTCTCTAGCCCAGACCACATGATGTTTGACCATGAATTTACCAAGCTGGTAAAGGAATTGGAAG GTGTCATAAGTAAAGCAATTTACAAGTCCAGTGAGGAAgataaaaaggaagaggaggtcAAGAAGACATTGGAACAGCATGACAACATTGTGACTCACTACAAAAAAGTCATTAGAGAGCAG gacCAGGAACTTGAAGAACTAAAACAACGAATCAACACTTTAACATCTCAAAATGAACAGCTCCAGGCTACAGTCACACAGCAAGTGTCTCAGATCCAGCAGCATAAGGACCAGTATAATCTCCTGAAAGTACAGCTAG GAAAGGACACCCAGCATCATAATTCCCATGGTGAGACATTTCAGATGAATGGCATTCAGACAGAGGAAGTGAGCAAATTGAAAGAGGAATtggaagagtggaaaaacaaacatgagCTGCTGCAAGGgcagttaaaagaaaaggattctGTGATAGAAAAATTG AAttcttcccagctggaaatggGAACTACAGAGCAGTCTTCACAGACCAGCAAATTTGGTGGCTTGGAGCACAATAATGAGCTACAGAAG GAGTTAGAAATGCTCAGGAGTCAGATACAACTACAGTCTGTGGAAATCTCTAAGCTTCAGATGGAGAATCAAAAGCTACAAGTAATG ACTACAACTGCAGATCCCATGTTAGGAGACAGTGGTGCAACAGCAGCAACCGGCTCGGAATTGGAGGGACGACTGgagcaagaaataaaagaattgaAG AGTCAAGTCAAAGCTCTTTCTGAGGAGAAGGAATCACTAAAGCAGCACCTGGACTCATCCAGTAGTACGGTTGCTATATTGCAAGATGAGAAAAGTAAATTGCAGCGTGAAGTTGCGGAATCCAAGAAAGAACAGGATGATCTCCTGGTGCTTTTGGCTGACCAGGATCAGAAAATATCTGCACTGAAGATCAAATTGAAGGATCTTGGTGTACCG GttgaagatgaagatgataCTGAATCTGGAGATCAAGGGGAAGaagatgaggatggggatgaagAGGAGCAAGACTAG
- the USO1 gene encoding general vesicular transport factor p115 isoform X1: MNFLRGVMGGPSAGPQPSGADTIQKLCDRVASSTLLDDRRDAVRALKSLSKKYRLEVGIQAMEHLIHVLQTDRSDSEIIGYALDTLYNVISNDLEEEEQDDSEEENSAKQVDDLGSQFTEIFIKQQENVTLLLTLVEEFDFHVRWPGVKLLTSLLKQQGPQVQQIILVSPMGVSRLMDLLADSREVIRNDGVLLLQQLTKSNAAIQKIVAFENAFERLLDIITEEGNSDGGIVVEDCLLLLQNLLKNNNSNQNFFKEGSYIQRMKPWFEVGDDNCGWSAQKVTNLHLMLQLVRVLVSPTNPPGATSSCQKAMFHCGLLQQLCTILMATGVPADILTETINTVSEVIRGCQTNQDYFASVNAPSNPPRPAIVVLLMSMVNERQPFVLRCAVLYCFQCFLYKNQKGQGEIVSTLLPSTIDATGNSVSAGQLLCGGLFSTDSLSNWCAAVALAHALQENATLKEQLLRVQLATSIGNPPVSLLQQCTNILSQGDKIDRRGSKVQTRVGLLMLLCTWLSNCSIAVTHFLHNPANVPFLTGQIAENLGEEEQLVQGLCALLLGISIYYNDNSLENYRKEKLKQLIEKRIGRENFIEKLGFISKHELYSRAAQKPQPSFSSPDHMMFDHEFTKLVKELEGVISKAIYKSSEEDKKEEEVKKTLEQHDNIVTHYKKVIREQDQELEELKQRINTLTSQNEQLQATVTQQVSQIQQHKDQYNLLKVQLGKDTQHHNSHGETFQMNGIQTEEVSKLKEELEEWKNKHELLQGQLKEKDSVIEKLNSSQLEMGTTEQSSQTSKFGGLEHNNELQKELEMLRSQIQLQSVEISKLQMENQKLQVMTTTADPMLGDSGATAATGSELEGRLEQEIKELKSQVKALSEEKESLKQHLDSSSSTVAILQDEKSKLQREVAESKKEQDDLLVLLADQDQKISALKIKLKDLGVPVEDEDDTESGDQGEEDEDGDEEEQD, encoded by the exons ATGAACTTCTTGCGGGGCGTCATGGGCGGCCCCAGCGCCGGCCCGCAGCCCTCGGGAGCGGACACG ATCCAGAAGCTGTGTGACCGGGTGGCTTCGTCTACGTTGCTGGATGACCGGAGGGATGCTGTACGTGCTCTCAAGTCATTATCCAAG AAGTACCGGTTGGAGGTCGGCATACAAGCCATGGAACACCTCATCCATGTTCTCCAGACAGACCG TTCAGATTCTGAAATAATTGGCTATGCTTTGGACACACTCTACAATGTAATATCGAATGACCTAGAAGAGGAGGAGCAAG ATGACTCTGAAG AAGAAAACTCAGCAAAACAAGTTGATGATCTGGGGAGTCAGTTCACAGAGATTTTCattaaacagcaagaaaatgtcACTCTGCTGTTGACTCTGGTGGAG GAATTTGATTTTCATGTTCGTTGGCCTGGAGTGAAGCTACTGACATCTCTCTTAAAGCAGCAAGGGCCTCAGGTGCAGCAGATCATTCTGGTCAGCCCCATGG GTGTTTCCCGCCTCATGGACTTGCTAGCAGACTCCAGGGAAGTTATCCGCAATGAT GGAGTCCTGTTGTTACAGCAATTGACCAAAAGCAATGCAGCCATACAGAAGATtgttgcctttgaaaatgccttTGAGAGACTTCTGGATATCAtaacagaggaaggaaacagcGATGGAG GAATAGTGGTGGAAGACTGTCTCCTCCTGTTGCAAAACTTGTTGAAGAATAATAATTCGAATCAGAATTTCTTCAAGGAAGGTTCATACATTCAGCGTATGAAGCCTTGGTTTGAGGTTGGAGATGACAACTGTGGGTGGTCTGCACAGAAAGTGACTAACCTTCACCTGATGCTGCAG CTTGTGCGGGTCCTTGTGTCCCCCACAAACCCTCCTGgtgccaccagcagctgtcAGAAGGCCATGTTCCACTGTGGGCTCctacagcagctctgcactaTCCTCATGGCCACCGGGGTTCCTGCTGATATCCTCACAGAA ACCATTAACACTGTATCGGAGGTCATCCGAGGATGCCAGACAAACCAAGACTACTTTGCCTCTGTAAATGCACCTTCTAACCCACCAAG GCCTGCAATTGTAGTGCTGCTCATGTCCATGGTAAACGAGAGGCAGCCATTTGTGCTACGCTGTGCTGTTCTCTACTGTTTCCAGTGCTTTCTgtacaaaaaccaaaaaggacAAGGAGAAATTGTCTCAACGCTTCTGCCATCCACTATTGACG CTACAGGTAACTCTGTCTCGGCGGGTCAGCTGCTCTGCGGGGGCCTCTTCTCCACGGACTCTCTGTCCAACTGGTGTGCTGCCGTGGCCCTGGCCCACGCCCTGCAGGAGAATGCCACGCtcaaggagcagctgctgcggGTCCAGCTGGCCACCAGCATTGGCAACCCGCCCGTGTcgctgctgcagcagtgcacCAACATCCTCTCACAG GGTGATAAGATCGACAGACGG GGCAGCAAAGTACAGACCAGAGTTGGACTACTGATGTTGCTTTGTACTTGGCTGAGCAACTGCTCCATTGCTGTCACCCACTTCCTTCACAATCCAGCCAATGTTCCTTTT CTCACAGGGCAGATAGCTGAAAACCTTGGAGAAGAGGAGCAGCTTGTCCAAGGCCTGTGTGCACTTTTGCTTGGCATTTCCATCTACTACAATGACAATTCCCTTGAGAATTACAGGAA AGAGAAACTGAAGCAGCTGATTGAGAAGAGGATTGGCAGGGAGAACTTCATTGAGAAGCTTGGCTTCATTAGCAAACATGAACTTTAttccagagctgctcagaaacCACAGCCTAGTTTCTCTAGCCCAGACCACATGATGTTTGACCATGAATTTACCAAGCTGGTAAAGGAATTGGAAG GTGTCATAAGTAAAGCAATTTACAAGTCCAGTGAGGAAgataaaaaggaagaggaggtcAAGAAGACATTGGAACAGCATGACAACATTGTGACTCACTACAAAAAAGTCATTAGAGAGCAG gacCAGGAACTTGAAGAACTAAAACAACGAATCAACACTTTAACATCTCAAAATGAACAGCTCCAGGCTACAGTCACACAGCAAGTGTCTCAGATCCAGCAGCATAAGGACCAGTATAATCTCCTGAAAGTACAGCTAG GAAAGGACACCCAGCATCATAATTCCCATGGTGAGACATTTCAGATGAATGGCATTCAGACAGAGGAAGTGAGCAAATTGAAAGAGGAATtggaagagtggaaaaacaaacatgagCTGCTGCAAGGgcagttaaaagaaaaggattctGTGATAGAAAAATTG AAttcttcccagctggaaatggGAACTACAGAGCAGTCTTCACAGACCAGCAAATTTGGTGGCTTGGAGCACAATAATGAGCTACAGAAG GAGTTAGAAATGCTCAGGAGTCAGATACAACTACAGTCTGTGGAAATCTCTAAGCTTCAGATGGAGAATCAAAAGCTACAAGTAATG ACTACAACTGCAGATCCCATGTTAGGAGACAGTGGTGCAACAGCAGCAACCGGCTCGGAATTGGAGGGACGACTGgagcaagaaataaaagaattgaAG AGTCAAGTCAAAGCTCTTTCTGAGGAGAAGGAATCACTAAAGCAGCACCTGGACTCATCCAGTAGTACGGTTGCTATATTGCAAGATGAGAAAAGTAAATTGCAGCGTGAAGTTGCGGAATCCAAGAAAGAACAGGATGATCTCCTGGTGCTTTTGGCTGACCAGGATCAGAAAATATCTGCACTGAAGATCAAATTGAAGGATCTTGGTGTACCG GttgaagatgaagatgataCTGAATCTGGAGATCAAGGGGAAGaagatgaggatggggatgaagAGGAGCAAGACTAG
- the USO1 gene encoding general vesicular transport factor p115 isoform X3, protein MNFLRGVMGGPSAGPQPSGADTIQKLCDRVASSTLLDDRRDAVRALKSLSKKYRLEVGIQAMEHLIHVLQTDRSDSEIIGYALDTLYNVISNDLEEEEQEENSAKQVDDLGSQFTEIFIKQQENVTLLLTLVEEFDFHVRWPGVKLLTSLLKQQGPQVQQIILVSPMGVSRLMDLLADSREVIRNDGVLLLQQLTKSNAAIQKIVAFENAFERLLDIITEEGNSDGGIVVEDCLLLLQNLLKNNNSNQNFFKEGSYIQRMKPWFEVGDDNCGWSAQKVTNLHLMLQLVRVLVSPTNPPGATSSCQKAMFHCGLLQQLCTILMATGVPADILTETINTVSEVIRGCQTNQDYFASVNAPSNPPRPAIVVLLMSMVNERQPFVLRCAVLYCFQCFLYKNQKGQGEIVSTLLPSTIDATGNSVSAGQLLCGGLFSTDSLSNWCAAVALAHALQENATLKEQLLRVQLATSIGNPPVSLLQQCTNILSQGDKIDRRGSKVQTRVGLLMLLCTWLSNCSIAVTHFLHNPANVPFLTGQIAENLGEEEQLVQGLCALLLGISIYYNDNSLENYRKEKLKQLIEKRIGRENFIEKLGFISKHELYSRAAQKPQPSFSSPDHMMFDHEFTKLVKELEGVISKAIYKSSEEDKKEEEVKKTLEQHDNIVTHYKKVIREQDQELEELKQRINTLTSQNEQLQATVTQQVSQIQQHKDQYNLLKVQLGKDTQHHNSHGETFQMNGIQTEEVSKLKEELEEWKNKHELLQGQLKEKDSVIEKLNSSQLEMGTTEQSSQTSKFGGLEHNNELQKELEMLRSQIQLQSVEISKLQMENQKLQVMTTTADPMLGDSGATAATGSELEGRLEQEIKELKSQVKALSEEKESLKQHLDSSSSTVAILQDEKSKLQREVAESKKEQDDLLVLLADQDQKISALKIKLKDLGVPVEDEDDTESGDQGEEDEDGDEEEQD, encoded by the exons ATGAACTTCTTGCGGGGCGTCATGGGCGGCCCCAGCGCCGGCCCGCAGCCCTCGGGAGCGGACACG ATCCAGAAGCTGTGTGACCGGGTGGCTTCGTCTACGTTGCTGGATGACCGGAGGGATGCTGTACGTGCTCTCAAGTCATTATCCAAG AAGTACCGGTTGGAGGTCGGCATACAAGCCATGGAACACCTCATCCATGTTCTCCAGACAGACCG TTCAGATTCTGAAATAATTGGCTATGCTTTGGACACACTCTACAATGTAATATCGAATGACCTAGAAGAGGAGGAGCAAG AAGAAAACTCAGCAAAACAAGTTGATGATCTGGGGAGTCAGTTCACAGAGATTTTCattaaacagcaagaaaatgtcACTCTGCTGTTGACTCTGGTGGAG GAATTTGATTTTCATGTTCGTTGGCCTGGAGTGAAGCTACTGACATCTCTCTTAAAGCAGCAAGGGCCTCAGGTGCAGCAGATCATTCTGGTCAGCCCCATGG GTGTTTCCCGCCTCATGGACTTGCTAGCAGACTCCAGGGAAGTTATCCGCAATGAT GGAGTCCTGTTGTTACAGCAATTGACCAAAAGCAATGCAGCCATACAGAAGATtgttgcctttgaaaatgccttTGAGAGACTTCTGGATATCAtaacagaggaaggaaacagcGATGGAG GAATAGTGGTGGAAGACTGTCTCCTCCTGTTGCAAAACTTGTTGAAGAATAATAATTCGAATCAGAATTTCTTCAAGGAAGGTTCATACATTCAGCGTATGAAGCCTTGGTTTGAGGTTGGAGATGACAACTGTGGGTGGTCTGCACAGAAAGTGACTAACCTTCACCTGATGCTGCAG CTTGTGCGGGTCCTTGTGTCCCCCACAAACCCTCCTGgtgccaccagcagctgtcAGAAGGCCATGTTCCACTGTGGGCTCctacagcagctctgcactaTCCTCATGGCCACCGGGGTTCCTGCTGATATCCTCACAGAA ACCATTAACACTGTATCGGAGGTCATCCGAGGATGCCAGACAAACCAAGACTACTTTGCCTCTGTAAATGCACCTTCTAACCCACCAAG GCCTGCAATTGTAGTGCTGCTCATGTCCATGGTAAACGAGAGGCAGCCATTTGTGCTACGCTGTGCTGTTCTCTACTGTTTCCAGTGCTTTCTgtacaaaaaccaaaaaggacAAGGAGAAATTGTCTCAACGCTTCTGCCATCCACTATTGACG CTACAGGTAACTCTGTCTCGGCGGGTCAGCTGCTCTGCGGGGGCCTCTTCTCCACGGACTCTCTGTCCAACTGGTGTGCTGCCGTGGCCCTGGCCCACGCCCTGCAGGAGAATGCCACGCtcaaggagcagctgctgcggGTCCAGCTGGCCACCAGCATTGGCAACCCGCCCGTGTcgctgctgcagcagtgcacCAACATCCTCTCACAG GGTGATAAGATCGACAGACGG GGCAGCAAAGTACAGACCAGAGTTGGACTACTGATGTTGCTTTGTACTTGGCTGAGCAACTGCTCCATTGCTGTCACCCACTTCCTTCACAATCCAGCCAATGTTCCTTTT CTCACAGGGCAGATAGCTGAAAACCTTGGAGAAGAGGAGCAGCTTGTCCAAGGCCTGTGTGCACTTTTGCTTGGCATTTCCATCTACTACAATGACAATTCCCTTGAGAATTACAGGAA AGAGAAACTGAAGCAGCTGATTGAGAAGAGGATTGGCAGGGAGAACTTCATTGAGAAGCTTGGCTTCATTAGCAAACATGAACTTTAttccagagctgctcagaaacCACAGCCTAGTTTCTCTAGCCCAGACCACATGATGTTTGACCATGAATTTACCAAGCTGGTAAAGGAATTGGAAG GTGTCATAAGTAAAGCAATTTACAAGTCCAGTGAGGAAgataaaaaggaagaggaggtcAAGAAGACATTGGAACAGCATGACAACATTGTGACTCACTACAAAAAAGTCATTAGAGAGCAG gacCAGGAACTTGAAGAACTAAAACAACGAATCAACACTTTAACATCTCAAAATGAACAGCTCCAGGCTACAGTCACACAGCAAGTGTCTCAGATCCAGCAGCATAAGGACCAGTATAATCTCCTGAAAGTACAGCTAG GAAAGGACACCCAGCATCATAATTCCCATGGTGAGACATTTCAGATGAATGGCATTCAGACAGAGGAAGTGAGCAAATTGAAAGAGGAATtggaagagtggaaaaacaaacatgagCTGCTGCAAGGgcagttaaaagaaaaggattctGTGATAGAAAAATTG AAttcttcccagctggaaatggGAACTACAGAGCAGTCTTCACAGACCAGCAAATTTGGTGGCTTGGAGCACAATAATGAGCTACAGAAG GAGTTAGAAATGCTCAGGAGTCAGATACAACTACAGTCTGTGGAAATCTCTAAGCTTCAGATGGAGAATCAAAAGCTACAAGTAATG ACTACAACTGCAGATCCCATGTTAGGAGACAGTGGTGCAACAGCAGCAACCGGCTCGGAATTGGAGGGACGACTGgagcaagaaataaaagaattgaAG AGTCAAGTCAAAGCTCTTTCTGAGGAGAAGGAATCACTAAAGCAGCACCTGGACTCATCCAGTAGTACGGTTGCTATATTGCAAGATGAGAAAAGTAAATTGCAGCGTGAAGTTGCGGAATCCAAGAAAGAACAGGATGATCTCCTGGTGCTTTTGGCTGACCAGGATCAGAAAATATCTGCACTGAAGATCAAATTGAAGGATCTTGGTGTACCG GttgaagatgaagatgataCTGAATCTGGAGATCAAGGGGAAGaagatgaggatggggatgaagAGGAGCAAGACTAG